From a single Onychomys torridus chromosome 9, mOncTor1.1, whole genome shotgun sequence genomic region:
- the LOC118590858 gene encoding protein FAM32A-like has product MEAYEQVQKGPLKLKGVTELGMMKWKKKDKDKATLLDAMGTSKKSEEEKRRCLDKWTPAQAAFEKMQEKQQMERILKKASKTHQQRVEDFNRRLDTLTKHYDIPKVSWTK; this is encoded by the coding sequence TTGAAGCTGAAAGGTGTTACAGAGCTCGGCATGATGAAGTGGAAGAAGAAGGACAAAGACAAGGCCACACTGCTGGATGCCATGGGGACAAGTAAGAAGAGCGAGGAGGAGAAGAGGCGCTGCCTGGACAAGTGGACACCGGCGCAGGCGGCCTTCGAGAAGATGCAGGAGAAGCAGCAAATGGAAAGAATCCTGAAGAAGGCATCCAAAACCCATCAGCAGAGAGTGGAGGACTTCAACCGACGCCTGGACACACTCACCAAGCACTATGACATTCCTAAAGTCAGCTGGACCAAGTAA